The following coding sequences lie in one Arachis hypogaea cultivar Tifrunner chromosome 9, arahy.Tifrunner.gnm2.J5K5, whole genome shotgun sequence genomic window:
- the LOC112712864 gene encoding IAA-amino acid hydrolase ILR1-like 5 isoform X2, producing the protein MGFFNLFLFIIIFHVFVTTPIFSHSNNNERSSSSISNFLDLAKSPEVFDWMVRIRRKIHEYPELLYEEFNTSEVIRTELDKMGISYKHPVAETGVIGYIGTRKPPFVAIRADIDGLPIQEMVEWEHKSKVDGKMHACAHDAHTAMLLGAAKILKHHEDQIKIH; encoded by the exons ATGGGTTTCTTTAACTTGTTCCTTTTTATCATAATCTTTCATGTCTTTGTTACAACACCCATATTCTCACATTCAAATAATAATGAACGTTCATCATCCTCAATCTCAAATTTTCTAGATTTGGCTAAGAGTCCTGAGGTATTTGATTGGATGGTTAGAATCAGAAGAAAGATTCATGAGTACCCAGAATTGCTCTATGAGGAATTTAACACTAGTGAAGTCATAAGAACCGAATTGGACAAAatgggaatttcatataagcaTCCAGTTGCTGAAACCGGTGTTATTGGATACATTGGAACTCGAAAACCTCCTTTTGTTGCTATAAGAGCTGATATTGATGGTCTCCCAATCCAG GAAATGGTGGAGTGGGAGCACAAGAGTAAAGTAGATGGAAAGATGCATGCATGTGCCCATGATGCTCACACTGCTATGCTTCTTGGTGCTGCTAAGATTCTCAAACACCATGAAGATCAGATAAAA